One window of Candidatus Binatia bacterium genomic DNA carries:
- a CDS encoding L-erythro-3,5-diaminohexanoate dehydrogenase: MSAHITSRSHPLGAHRVLEPAGAMPQDAWRIDNTPVAAVNELLCEVDVLNIDSASFKQLRDECESDPRRIGERVAEIVAERGKQHNPVTGSGGMFVGRVLTVGEELRGKTDLREGERIASLVSLTLTPLAIEEVLDVDVATGRIWVRGKAILFESGLWARLPDDVDEGVALAVFDVAGAPAQVRRLCSPGETVVVIGADGKSGLLSCAQAKRRVGPEGRVIGIVPNASTPSAQLLLRTGLVDELVETDARNALETSGRIRALAPSLADAVVNCVNVPGTELASILCTRDRGTVYFFSMSTSFTAAALGAEGAGRDVTMIIGNGYAKGHAEIALQTLRENPELHHHFNAIYSRKRP, translated from the coding sequence ATGAGCGCGCACATAACGTCGCGCTCCCATCCGCTCGGCGCCCACCGCGTGCTCGAGCCCGCGGGCGCGATGCCGCAAGACGCGTGGCGCATCGACAACACGCCGGTGGCGGCGGTCAACGAGCTGCTCTGCGAGGTCGACGTGCTCAACATAGATTCCGCGTCGTTCAAGCAGCTGCGCGACGAGTGCGAATCCGATCCGCGGCGCATCGGCGAACGGGTCGCCGAGATCGTCGCAGAGCGAGGCAAGCAGCACAACCCGGTAACCGGAAGCGGCGGAATGTTCGTGGGGCGCGTGCTGACCGTCGGCGAGGAGCTGCGCGGCAAGACCGATCTGCGCGAGGGCGAGCGCATCGCCTCGCTCGTCTCGCTGACGCTGACGCCGCTCGCGATCGAAGAAGTTCTCGACGTCGACGTCGCGACGGGCCGGATCTGGGTTCGCGGCAAGGCAATTCTTTTCGAGAGTGGGTTGTGGGCGCGGCTGCCCGACGACGTCGATGAGGGCGTAGCGCTCGCCGTCTTCGACGTCGCCGGCGCGCCGGCGCAGGTGCGGCGGCTCTGCTCTCCGGGCGAAACGGTCGTCGTCATCGGAGCGGACGGAAAGAGCGGATTGCTCTCCTGCGCGCAAGCCAAGCGTCGCGTCGGACCGGAAGGGCGCGTCATCGGCATCGTGCCGAACGCCTCGACGCCGTCGGCGCAGTTGCTGCTGCGCACCGGGCTGGTCGACGAACTCGTCGAGACCGACGCGCGCAACGCGCTCGAGACGAGCGGCCGGATCCGCGCGCTCGCGCCTTCGCTCGCCGACGCGGTGGTCAACTGCGTCAACGTGCCGGGAACCGAGCTCGCCTCGATTCTCTGCACGCGCGACCGCGGCACGGTCTACTTCTTTTCGATGTCGACGTCGTTCACGGCCGCGGCGCTCGGCGCCGAGGGCGCCGGACGCGACGTCACGATGATCATCGGCAACGGCTACGCAAAAGGGCACGCCGAGATCGCGCTCCAGACCCTGCGCGAGAACCCCGAGCTCCATCACCATTTCAACGCAATCTATTCGAGGAAGAGACCATGA
- a CDS encoding KamA family radical SAM protein produces MSEPLAATHIKPPVPPEQFEYKNLKQGEFWRHIPAYAQVDEATFLDHLWQQRQSVKTAGELLQTIRDVCSPEFYRDAEAGFARAPMAVRVSPYAISLIDWNDPVNDPIRRQFIPLASTSLPDHPRLTLDSLHEQEDSPVPGLVHRYVDKALFLPLNVCPVYCRFCTRSYAIGPDTENVDKVALAKTPKQWQDAFQYIAERPELEDIVISGGDVYQLPPKNIEYVGNALLDIPHVRRMRFATKGPAIMPMKLLTHTEWLDAITAIVERGRTLGKEVVLHTHFNAPEEITWITQKAMRVLFERGIFTRNQSVLIRGVNDTRERMQLLVKRLGHVNVHPYYVYMHDMVKGVEELRTTIATATDTEKFVRGSTAGFNTPTFVCDAPGGGGKRDVHSYEYYDRTNGIAVYAAPSVKPGKAFVYFDPIDRLSPEAQARWIVPAIADEMIYEAIRNAGVGEQQLVLA; encoded by the coding sequence ATGAGCGAACCGCTCGCCGCGACCCACATCAAGCCTCCCGTGCCGCCCGAGCAGTTCGAGTACAAGAACCTCAAGCAAGGCGAGTTTTGGCGCCACATCCCCGCGTACGCACAGGTAGACGAGGCGACGTTCCTCGATCATCTCTGGCAGCAGCGCCAATCGGTGAAGACGGCCGGCGAGCTGCTGCAGACGATTCGCGACGTCTGCTCCCCCGAGTTCTATCGAGATGCCGAAGCGGGCTTCGCGCGCGCGCCGATGGCGGTTCGCGTCTCGCCGTACGCGATCTCGTTGATCGACTGGAACGATCCGGTGAATGATCCGATCCGGCGCCAATTCATTCCGCTCGCCTCGACGTCGCTGCCGGACCATCCGCGCCTGACGCTCGACTCGCTGCACGAACAAGAGGACTCTCCGGTCCCCGGACTCGTGCACCGCTACGTCGACAAGGCGCTCTTCCTGCCGCTCAACGTCTGTCCGGTCTACTGCCGCTTCTGCACCCGAAGCTACGCGATCGGTCCGGACACCGAGAACGTCGATAAGGTCGCTCTCGCCAAGACGCCCAAACAGTGGCAGGACGCCTTCCAATATATAGCGGAGCGCCCCGAGCTCGAAGATATCGTCATCTCGGGCGGCGACGTCTATCAGCTGCCGCCGAAGAACATCGAGTACGTCGGCAACGCGCTGCTCGACATCCCGCACGTCCGCCGGATGCGCTTCGCGACCAAAGGCCCGGCGATCATGCCGATGAAGCTGCTGACGCACACCGAATGGCTCGACGCGATCACCGCGATCGTCGAGCGCGGGCGCACGCTCGGCAAAGAGGTCGTGCTGCACACGCACTTCAACGCCCCCGAAGAGATCACGTGGATCACGCAAAAGGCGATGCGCGTCCTCTTCGAGCGCGGCATCTTCACGCGTAACCAGTCGGTACTCATCCGCGGCGTCAACGACACGCGCGAGCGGATGCAATTGCTCGTCAAGCGCCTCGGGCACGTGAACGTCCACCCGTACTACGTCTACATGCACGACATGGTCAAGGGCGTCGAGGAGCTGCGCACGACGATCGCGACCGCAACCGACACGGAGAAGTTCGTCCGCGGCAGCACCGCCGGTTTCAACACGCCGACCTTCGTCTGCGACGCGCCCGGCGGCGGCGGCAAGCGCGACGTCCACTCCTACGAGTATTACGATCGCACGAACGGCATCGCGGTCTACGCGGCGCCGAGCGTCAAGCCCGGAAAGGCCTTCGTCTACTTCGATCCGATCGACCGTCTCTCGCCCGAGGCGCAGGCACGGTGGATCGTTCCCGCGATCGCCGACGAGATGATCTACGAGGCGATTCGGAACGCCGGGGTCGGCGAGCAGCAACTGGTCCTCGCGTAG
- a CDS encoding Lrp/AsnC family transcriptional regulator: protein MSNMVLINEELDELDLQLLEALQRNARSTFTDLGAVVGLKAPAVHDRVKRLEQRGYIRGYSALLDADRLGLHLTAFISCYTSPDCAYDDFTRRLSEMPEICEVHSVAGEETFLCKVVTRSTAHLDDLLARLKSTPGMARTRTTVVLGVPFERGGVTVR from the coding sequence ATGTCGAATATGGTGCTGATCAACGAAGAGCTCGACGAGCTCGATCTCCAACTTCTCGAGGCGTTGCAGCGCAACGCTCGCTCTACCTTTACGGACCTGGGAGCGGTCGTCGGCCTCAAGGCGCCCGCCGTGCACGACCGCGTGAAGCGCCTCGAGCAGCGCGGTTACATCCGCGGCTACTCGGCGCTGCTCGACGCGGATCGCCTCGGGCTTCACTTAACGGCGTTCATCAGTTGCTACACGTCGCCCGATTGCGCGTACGACGACTTCACCCGCCGCTTGAGCGAGATGCCGGAGATCTGCGAAGTGCACTCCGTCGCCGGCGAGGAGACGTTCCTCTGCAAGGTCGTCACCCGCTCGACGGCGCACCTCGACGACCTGCTCGCGCGCTTGAAGTCGACGCCCGGCATGGCACGCACGCGCACGACGGTCGTGCTCGGCGTGCCGTTCGAGCGCGGCGGGGTCACGGTTCGATGA
- a CDS encoding peptide ABC transporter substrate-binding protein codes for MQAICLLAALGLPSACSRTAPPEPGNVVRFDLAADPHNLNPLFLAPDAASVEQQVARLVFEPFIDLDAGGRPVPALLAEIPTPANGGVSADGRTIVYRLRPIRWSDGRPVTSDDVLFTLRAILDPQNPVRSREGYDLIDRAYARGPSVVVFHLKRAWAPAVMTYFSYGFSPQFVLPAHVLRAQAPLAHARFNAAPTVGDGPYRFVSWKRGEGLRYAANDAYWRGKPPVETLAVNTIADPSTNLLLLQSGALDWNLLAPAQLAVVRGDPRISLIAVPTAVVAGLAFNTAHRPLDDVRVRRAIAMSVDRAAISRKITLGYYPVTDMIQPRFSWAFDPSVREPGYDPSGADRAFDAAGWRRGSSGARERGGVPLHLTYVQFPESATGVRVAVAVAAALRERGVDLTIKSVSNAQLFLPRTGVLASGSFDLAYVPWTMGADPDDSSVLGCGAPSNYMRWCDARVEALERQALSEMHVAARKAAYAAIGRIVARAVPILFLFNAEYVYAYRRRLHGFAPNAFLPTWNADGWNVRGE; via the coding sequence TTGCAGGCAATCTGCCTCCTTGCAGCGCTTGGCCTGCCGAGCGCCTGCAGCCGCACGGCCCCTCCGGAGCCCGGGAACGTCGTCCGGTTCGACTTAGCGGCCGATCCGCACAACCTCAACCCTCTCTTCCTGGCGCCCGACGCCGCCTCAGTCGAGCAGCAGGTTGCTCGCTTAGTCTTCGAGCCCTTCATCGACCTCGACGCCGGGGGGCGCCCGGTGCCGGCGCTCCTGGCGGAGATTCCGACCCCGGCCAACGGCGGCGTCTCGGCCGACGGCCGGACGATCGTCTATCGGCTTCGCCCCATCCGCTGGAGCGACGGCAGGCCGGTCACGTCAGACGACGTGCTCTTCACGCTGCGCGCGATCCTCGATCCGCAAAATCCCGTGCGCTCGCGCGAAGGCTACGATCTGATCGATCGCGCGTACGCGCGCGGCCCCAGCGTCGTCGTCTTCCACCTCAAGCGCGCGTGGGCGCCGGCGGTGATGACCTACTTCTCGTACGGATTCTCGCCGCAGTTCGTGCTGCCGGCGCACGTGCTGCGCGCGCAAGCGCCGCTCGCCCACGCACGATTCAATGCGGCGCCGACCGTCGGCGACGGTCCGTATCGCTTCGTCTCGTGGAAGCGCGGCGAGGGCTTGCGATACGCCGCCAACGATGCGTACTGGCGCGGGAAGCCGCCGGTCGAAACCCTCGCCGTCAATACGATTGCGGACCCGTCGACGAATTTGCTCTTGCTGCAATCGGGAGCGCTCGACTGGAACCTGCTCGCGCCCGCGCAACTCGCGGTGGTGCGCGGCGATCCGCGGATCTCCCTGATCGCGGTGCCGACTGCGGTCGTGGCCGGCCTCGCGTTCAATACGGCCCATCGCCCGCTCGACGACGTCCGCGTGCGCCGCGCCATTGCGATGTCCGTCGATCGCGCGGCGATCTCGCGGAAGATCACGCTCGGGTACTACCCCGTCACCGACATGATTCAGCCGCGATTCTCGTGGGCGTTCGATCCGTCGGTGCGCGAGCCCGGATACGATCCGAGCGGCGCCGATCGCGCGTTCGACGCCGCCGGCTGGCGGCGCGGCTCCAGCGGTGCGCGCGAACGCGGCGGCGTTCCGCTCCACCTCACCTACGTGCAGTTTCCGGAGAGCGCGACCGGCGTTCGCGTCGCGGTCGCCGTCGCGGCGGCGCTGCGCGAGCGCGGCGTCGACCTCACGATCAAATCGGTCAGCAACGCGCAGCTCTTTCTTCCGCGGACCGGCGTGCTCGCGTCGGGCTCGTTCGACCTGGCGTACGTGCCGTGGACGATGGGCGCCGATCCCGACGATTCGTCGGTGCTCGGCTGCGGCGCGCCGTCGAACTACATGCGCTGGTGCGACGCGCGAGTCGAAGCGCTCGAACGCCAAGCGCTGAGCGAGATGCACGTAGCGGCGCGCAAAGCGGCGTACGCCGCGATCGGCCGGATCGTCGCGCGCGCCGTCCCGATCCTCTTTCTCTTCAACGCCGAGTACGTCTACGCGTATCGCAGACGTCTGCACGGCTTCGCGCCGAACGCGTTCCTGCCGACGTGGAACGCCGACGGATGGAACGTACGAGGAGAATGA
- a CDS encoding efflux RND transporter permease subunit produces the protein MIEFFLRRPHFAAVMSFIVLLAGLVTIPALPIAQYPQISPPTVTVTSQYPGATAAMVMRSVTTPLEININGADGLQYMQSYSSANGTSVITCTFALGTDPTIDQTNVQHGVDLTLSQLPSAVQSEGVSVQKSSGNITIAVAMLSTSSAVSDVAVSNYADLDVIENLKRVPGVGQVEVLGDRTYGMRIWVDPHKLQANNVSLDTVLNVIKQNNADVAPGAIGQPPTTGSQPFQIPISINGRLQTPQEFAQIVVQAQPNGGYLRLGDVAKVELGAQNYVTSARYNGRTAVVLAILGEPTANSLQISKSVRSTMEQVAKTMPAGIDYKIAFDTSDFVRASIKEVVVTLLIAILLVVLVIFVFLQNWHSTLIPAITIPVSLIGTFAAMKLLGFSINTLTLFGLTLATGLVVDDAIVVLENIVRHIVDDRKTPFEATVHAMREIGGAVVATSLVLMSVFIPVAFLPGTTGLLFQQFALTMAASIGISLFTAMTLAPVLTYLLVHGAEPTSNRFMLWFNDRIHRLTGWYRGFVVRLIGHQRLMIAIFVAAIALLGLLFKITPTGFLPNEDQSLLYVIVTLPIQASIDQTTAAVKKLEGIMLKMPQVEAATSGIGFGFANNSSNQATIFLQLKPLSQRHGVANSSLAMQYDLYQQFLKIPGIAALPANPPAIPGLGSTGGFAIEIQDINNLGLPELNRVGNAVLARAKADPTLTQVRFPTIFTGTYLATEFDRSKALAFGVTPSAFFDTINATTGSTFVNFFDYGTRSYQVVVQAKAAQRTSPQDLSRIYVANSAGAMMPVSQFLTTKMETNNVSIMRFNEYNAIEIDGSPGIGESSGQSLDAIRRHVVENLPKGMGYDWSGIARQQVQSGPQTIAVFAMGLLFVFLVLVAQYESLSTPFVIMLAVPVALLGAIGAIYLRRLAELASQIVHSLLAGHPVPIPITSSDIYAQIGYVMLIGLAAKNAILIVEFANQLREQGMEPVEAVAHAAATRLRPILMTSIAFILGILPLAFAHGDGAQSRISLGTAVLGGMLVSTVLNLAIVPVLYIVVIELTERKKRKTGATTP, from the coding sequence GTGATCGAGTTCTTCCTGCGGCGGCCGCACTTTGCCGCGGTGATGAGTTTCATCGTGCTGCTCGCGGGCCTCGTGACGATTCCGGCGCTCCCGATCGCGCAATATCCGCAGATCTCGCCGCCGACGGTCACGGTCACCTCGCAGTATCCGGGCGCGACGGCGGCGATGGTGATGCGATCGGTGACGACGCCGCTCGAGATCAACATCAACGGCGCCGACGGGCTCCAGTACATGCAATCGTACTCGAGCGCGAACGGAACGAGCGTCATCACCTGCACGTTCGCGCTGGGAACCGATCCGACGATCGATCAAACGAACGTGCAGCACGGCGTCGACCTCACGCTCTCTCAGTTGCCGAGCGCGGTTCAGAGCGAGGGCGTCAGCGTGCAGAAGAGCTCGGGGAACATCACGATCGCCGTCGCGATGCTCTCGACGAGCTCGGCCGTCTCCGACGTCGCCGTGAGCAACTACGCCGACCTCGACGTGATCGAGAATCTCAAACGCGTTCCGGGCGTCGGGCAGGTCGAGGTGCTCGGCGACCGCACCTACGGCATGCGGATCTGGGTCGACCCGCACAAGCTGCAGGCGAACAACGTCTCGCTCGATACGGTCCTCAACGTCATAAAGCAGAACAACGCCGACGTCGCTCCCGGCGCGATCGGCCAGCCGCCGACGACGGGCTCGCAGCCGTTTCAGATTCCGATCTCGATCAACGGCCGGCTGCAGACGCCCCAGGAATTCGCGCAGATCGTCGTTCAGGCGCAACCGAACGGCGGTTACCTGCGACTCGGCGACGTCGCGAAAGTCGAGCTCGGCGCGCAGAACTACGTGACGTCGGCGCGATACAACGGCCGGACGGCGGTCGTGCTCGCGATTCTGGGCGAGCCGACCGCGAACTCGCTGCAGATCTCGAAGAGCGTTCGCTCGACGATGGAGCAGGTGGCCAAGACGATGCCGGCGGGGATCGACTACAAGATCGCCTTCGACACGTCCGATTTCGTGCGCGCCTCGATCAAAGAGGTGGTCGTCACGCTGCTGATCGCGATCCTGCTCGTCGTTCTCGTCATCTTCGTATTTCTGCAGAACTGGCACAGCACGCTGATACCGGCGATCACGATTCCGGTCTCGCTGATCGGAACGTTCGCGGCGATGAAGCTGCTCGGGTTCTCGATCAACACGCTGACGCTCTTCGGGCTCACGCTGGCGACGGGGCTCGTCGTGGACGATGCGATCGTCGTTCTCGAGAACATCGTGCGCCATATCGTCGACGATCGGAAGACGCCGTTCGAAGCGACGGTCCACGCGATGCGCGAGATCGGCGGCGCCGTCGTCGCCACTTCGCTCGTGCTGATGTCGGTCTTTATCCCAGTGGCATTTCTACCGGGCACGACCGGCCTGCTCTTCCAGCAGTTTGCGTTGACGATGGCGGCGTCGATCGGCATCTCGCTCTTCACGGCGATGACGCTCGCGCCCGTGCTGACGTATCTGCTCGTCCACGGTGCCGAACCGACGTCGAACCGCTTCATGCTCTGGTTCAACGATCGCATCCATCGGCTCACCGGCTGGTATCGGGGCTTCGTCGTGCGGTTGATCGGTCACCAACGCCTCATGATCGCGATCTTCGTCGCTGCGATCGCGCTGCTCGGGCTACTGTTCAAGATCACGCCGACCGGCTTCTTGCCGAACGAGGATCAGAGCTTGCTCTACGTGATCGTGACGCTGCCGATTCAGGCGTCGATCGATCAGACGACGGCGGCGGTCAAAAAGCTCGAAGGCATCATGTTGAAGATGCCGCAGGTCGAGGCCGCGACTTCGGGCATCGGCTTTGGGTTCGCGAACAACAGCTCGAATCAGGCGACGATCTTTCTGCAGCTCAAGCCGCTCTCGCAACGCCACGGCGTCGCCAACTCGTCGCTCGCGATGCAGTACGATCTCTACCAGCAGTTCCTCAAGATTCCCGGCATCGCGGCGTTGCCGGCGAACCCGCCGGCGATTCCGGGTCTCGGCAGCACGGGCGGCTTCGCGATCGAGATCCAGGACATCAACAATCTGGGGCTGCCGGAGCTCAACCGAGTCGGCAACGCGGTCCTGGCTCGAGCGAAGGCCGATCCGACGCTGACGCAGGTGCGCTTCCCCACGATCTTCACCGGCACGTATCTGGCGACCGAGTTCGATCGCTCGAAGGCGCTCGCGTTCGGGGTCACGCCGTCGGCGTTCTTCGACACGATCAACGCCACGACGGGCTCGACGTTCGTCAACTTCTTCGACTACGGGACGCGCTCGTATCAGGTCGTCGTCCAGGCGAAGGCGGCCCAGCGCACGTCGCCGCAGGACCTCTCGCGCATCTACGTCGCTAACTCCGCCGGTGCGATGATGCCCGTGAGTCAGTTTCTCACGACGAAGATGGAGACGAACAACGTCTCGATCATGCGGTTCAACGAGTATAACGCGATCGAGATCGACGGATCGCCGGGCATCGGCGAGAGCTCGGGGCAGTCGCTCGACGCGATCCGGCGCCACGTCGTCGAGAATCTGCCGAAGGGCATGGGCTACGATTGGAGCGGCATCGCGCGGCAGCAGGTGCAGAGCGGGCCGCAGACGATCGCCGTCTTTGCGATGGGTTTGCTCTTCGTCTTTCTCGTGCTCGTCGCGCAGTACGAGAGCCTCTCGACGCCCTTCGTCATCATGCTGGCGGTGCCGGTCGCGCTCTTAGGCGCGATCGGCGCGATCTACCTCCGCCGCCTTGCGGAACTCGCGAGCCAGATCGTTCACTCGCTGCTCGCCGGTCATCCGGTGCCGATTCCGATCACGTCGTCCGACATCTACGCGCAGATCGGTTACGTCATGTTGATCGGTTTGGCCGCGAAGAACGCGATCCTCATCGTCGAATTCGCCAACCAGCTTCGCGAGCAGGGGATGGAGCCGGTCGAGGCGGTCGCGCACGCGGCGGCGACGCGCCTGCGTCCGATCCTCATGACTTCCATCGCGTTTATTCTCGGCATCCTGCCGCTCGCGTTCGCGCACGGCGACGGCGCGCAGTCGCGGATCTCGCTCGGGACGGCGGTGCTCGGAGGGATGCTCGTCTCGACGGTTCTGAACCTCGCGATCGTTCCGGTGCTCTACATCGTCGTGATCGAGCTGACCGAGCGCAAGAAGCGGAAGACGGGCGCTACAACGCCTTAA